One genomic window of Cupriavidus malaysiensis includes the following:
- a CDS encoding LysR substrate-binding domain-containing protein — protein MLDPVLLRSFVAVADTGSFTRAADSVHLTQSTVSQQVRRLETQFGCELLHRGGRYVTATPEGEHLLGYARRILQLMDEAVAQLAQGDAQGEIRLGVPEDFVAHALTPALAAFADAHPGVRLEVTSGLSHELWQRFQRSELDLVLIKQRVGSAPGLASWAEPLCWLDSRERPARGRDPLPLVAFPLGGLYRGEMTHLLDAAGRRWRIAYASASLAGIRAAVADGLGITMLPRRLAADGHRILEAADGFAPAPALELSLHVQAETAAHTRDLAARLVAVCDAAMRA, from the coding sequence ATGCTCGATCCCGTACTGCTGCGCAGCTTCGTGGCGGTTGCCGACACCGGCAGCTTCACGCGTGCCGCGGACAGCGTCCACTTGACGCAATCCACCGTCAGCCAGCAGGTGCGCCGGCTGGAGACCCAGTTCGGCTGCGAACTGCTGCACCGCGGCGGGCGCTATGTGACGGCCACGCCCGAGGGCGAGCACCTGCTCGGCTATGCGCGCCGCATCCTGCAACTGATGGACGAGGCCGTGGCCCAGCTGGCGCAAGGCGATGCGCAGGGGGAGATCCGGCTGGGCGTGCCCGAGGATTTCGTCGCCCATGCCTTGACGCCCGCGCTGGCGGCCTTCGCCGATGCGCACCCCGGCGTGCGCCTGGAAGTGACCAGCGGACTGAGCCACGAGCTGTGGCAGCGCTTCCAGCGCAGCGAGCTGGACCTGGTGCTGATCAAGCAGCGCGTGGGCAGCGCGCCGGGCCTGGCCAGCTGGGCCGAACCGCTGTGCTGGCTCGACAGCCGCGAGCGCCCCGCGCGCGGGCGCGACCCGCTGCCCCTGGTGGCCTTCCCGCTGGGCGGGCTCTACCGCGGCGAAATGACCCACCTGCTCGATGCCGCCGGCCGCCGCTGGCGCATCGCCTATGCCAGCGCCAGCCTCGCCGGCATCCGCGCGGCCGTCGCGGACGGGCTGGGTATCACCATGCTGCCGCGCCGGCTGGCCGCCGACGGGCACCGCATCCTGGAGGCGGCGGACGGCTTCGCGCCGGCGCCGGCGCTGGAGCTGAGCCTGCACGTGCAGGCCGAGACCGCCGCCCATACGCGCGACCTGGCCGCGCGGCTGGTGGCGGTATGCGATGCGGCGATGCGGGCCTGA
- a CDS encoding nucleoside deaminase — MSTHPDLLREAVRLAQDNRARGGRPFGAVLARHGEIVATGVNGIVHSHDPTTHAEMEALRAASRRLATPDLSGSVVYASGHPCPMCLAALVMAGVEAVYYAFDNPDAAPFGLSSEAAYQKLRLPLVPPPLALTKLDVGVSAMAVYGARAGRA, encoded by the coding sequence ATGTCCACCCATCCAGACCTGCTGCGCGAGGCCGTACGCCTTGCCCAGGACAATCGCGCGCGCGGCGGCCGTCCGTTCGGCGCGGTGCTGGCCAGGCACGGCGAGATCGTCGCCACCGGCGTGAACGGCATCGTGCACAGCCATGATCCGACCACGCATGCCGAGATGGAGGCCCTGCGCGCCGCCAGCCGCCGCCTGGCAACCCCCGACCTGTCCGGCAGCGTGGTCTACGCCAGCGGCCATCCTTGCCCGATGTGCCTGGCGGCGCTGGTCATGGCGGGCGTGGAAGCGGTCTACTACGCCTTCGACAATCCCGATGCCGCGCCCTTCGGCCTGTCCAGCGAAGCCGCCTACCAGAAGCTGCGCCTGCCGCTGGTGCCGCCGCCGCTGGCGCTGACCAAGCTCGATGTGGGCGTCAGCGCGATGGCCGTGTACGGCGCACGGGCCGGCCGTGCCTGA
- a CDS encoding cyanate transporter — MWASARWPCTAHGPAVPERAVRARPGSRAAWLALVVLVGMNLRPFLTGVGPLAEQIHDGTGLTFRGMAWLTLLPMWLMGVGALLSPLLWRAVPARHAVLGALALLGLGSALRAAWPQGGALIAATAVCGAGVAVIQAVFPGLIKQRSAGQVAAVMGLYSAALMGGGALGAQLTPLLAQWSGNWRGALAAWAAPAWLALLFAWRALPRPAPARPGPAPAGARLLQRPRTWLLMACFGLVNGGYASLVAWLPAFYQSRGWSGTHSGGLLALMALAQAGAALLLPALTARWRDRRPWLWLTLALQAAGFAAFAAWPDLAPRAWAAISGAGLGGCFALCLIVALDHLPDAEQAGELSALMQGGGFLIAATAPWVCAALRDASGGFTAGWLAHLGCVAVVSLLVARLAPRGYGVALSPPGRAWHPPGEPGRAGNGPRVADQPRG, encoded by the coding sequence ATGTGGGCGTCAGCGCGATGGCCGTGTACGGCGCACGGGCCGGCCGTGCCTGAGCGGGCAGTACGCGCGCGGCCCGGGTCGCGCGCCGCCTGGCTCGCGCTGGTGGTGCTGGTCGGCATGAACCTGCGGCCGTTCCTGACCGGCGTGGGGCCGCTCGCCGAGCAGATCCACGACGGCACCGGCCTGACTTTCCGCGGCATGGCCTGGCTCACGCTGCTGCCGATGTGGCTGATGGGGGTGGGTGCCCTGCTGTCGCCGCTGCTGTGGCGCGCCGTGCCGGCGCGCCACGCGGTGTTGGGCGCCCTTGCCTTGCTGGGGCTGGGCTCGGCACTGCGCGCCGCCTGGCCGCAGGGGGGCGCGCTGATTGCCGCCACGGCGGTGTGCGGCGCCGGCGTGGCCGTCATCCAGGCGGTGTTCCCCGGGCTGATCAAGCAGCGTTCGGCGGGGCAGGTCGCTGCCGTGATGGGTTTGTATTCGGCCGCGCTGATGGGGGGCGGTGCGCTCGGTGCCCAGTTGACGCCGTTGCTGGCGCAGTGGTCCGGCAACTGGCGCGGCGCGCTGGCCGCCTGGGCAGCGCCTGCCTGGCTGGCGCTGCTGTTCGCGTGGCGTGCGCTGCCCAGGCCGGCGCCGGCACGTCCGGGGCCGGCACCGGCGGGTGCCCGCTTGCTGCAGCGCCCGCGCACCTGGCTGCTGATGGCCTGCTTCGGCCTGGTCAACGGCGGCTATGCTTCCCTGGTGGCGTGGTTGCCGGCCTTCTACCAGTCGCGTGGCTGGAGCGGTACGCACAGCGGTGGGCTGCTCGCACTGATGGCGTTGGCCCAGGCCGGCGCGGCGCTGTTGCTGCCCGCGCTGACGGCGCGCTGGCGCGACCGCCGGCCCTGGCTGTGGCTGACCCTGGCGCTGCAGGCGGCAGGCTTCGCCGCCTTCGCCGCATGGCCGGACCTGGCGCCGCGTGCCTGGGCCGCCATCTCCGGTGCGGGGCTGGGTGGTTGCTTCGCCTTGTGCTTGATCGTGGCGCTCGATCACCTGCCCGACGCGGAGCAGGCTGGCGAACTGAGCGCGCTGATGCAGGGCGGCGGCTTCCTGATCGCCGCCACGGCGCCCTGGGTCTGCGCCGCCCTGCGTGACGCAAGCGGCGGCTTTACCGCAGGCTGGCTCGCCCACCTCGGCTGTGTCGCCGTGGTGTCCCTGCTGGTCGCACGGCTGGCGCCGCGCGGCTATGGCGTGGCGCTGTCACCGCCGGGGCGTGCCTGGCATCCCCCCGGCGAACCGGGGCGAGCGGGCAACGGCCCCCGCGTGGCGGACCAGCCTCGGGGCTAG
- a CDS encoding PA2169 family four-helix-bundle protein, with protein MDQAQGQLVSTLNHLIEVGKDGELNCSAGAREVKDAEIRAVLSGTAESCRTSVSELQALVTSLGAAPRDRGTMGGTMLRSWMEILHVIAPNNDDVVLQQCERGEAAARREYRSALKLDMPEAIRNVVQRQYEGMQRHHERIHAMRGMQVH; from the coding sequence ATGGATCAAGCGCAAGGCCAACTGGTTTCCACTCTGAACCACCTGATCGAGGTCGGCAAGGATGGTGAGCTCAATTGCAGCGCGGGCGCGCGCGAAGTGAAGGATGCGGAGATCCGCGCCGTCCTGAGCGGGACCGCCGAGTCCTGCCGCACCTCGGTCAGCGAACTGCAGGCGCTGGTGACTTCACTCGGCGCCGCGCCGCGTGATCGCGGCACCATGGGCGGCACGATGCTGCGCAGCTGGATGGAAATCCTTCATGTGATCGCGCCGAACAACGACGACGTGGTGCTGCAGCAATGCGAACGCGGCGAGGCCGCCGCCCGCCGCGAATACCGCTCCGCGCTGAAGCTCGATATGCCGGAGGCGATCCGCAACGTGGTGCAGCGCCAGTACGAAGGCATGCAGCGACACCATGAGCGCATCCACGCGATGCGGGGCATGCAGGTGCATTAA
- a CDS encoding ParB-like protein, with protein sequence MAKLREALIHDLHPTQITVGMIEVHDKKKHLAALSAAEQKAFMQAHPIPAVVGPAGKLFITDHHHLGRAALEAGVTSGFFTVEADLSDHAIDAFWAEMNKNLWVHPLDQNGVRHYYAQIPSHLSKLVDDPYRSLAGYVRDAGGYEKTPTAFAEFVWADFFRRAIPVEDVSTDFQRAVQAGIALAKGSLASGLPGCKTR encoded by the coding sequence ATGGCAAAGCTCCGCGAAGCCTTGATCCATGATCTGCATCCGACACAGATCACCGTCGGCATGATCGAGGTGCATGACAAGAAGAAGCATCTCGCTGCCTTGAGCGCGGCGGAGCAGAAGGCCTTCATGCAGGCCCATCCGATCCCGGCCGTGGTAGGCCCTGCCGGCAAGCTGTTCATCACCGATCACCACCATCTGGGACGCGCCGCGCTCGAAGCGGGCGTCACCAGCGGCTTTTTCACGGTGGAGGCGGACCTGTCCGACCATGCGATCGATGCATTCTGGGCCGAGATGAACAAGAACCTCTGGGTCCATCCGCTCGACCAGAACGGTGTGCGCCACTACTACGCGCAGATCCCGTCTCACCTCAGCAAGCTGGTCGACGATCCCTACCGCTCCCTGGCGGGTTATGTGCGCGACGCCGGCGGCTACGAGAAGACGCCGACGGCATTCGCGGAGTTCGTCTGGGCGGACTTTTTCCGGCGCGCCATCCCGGTGGAGGACGTCAGCACGGATTTCCAGCGGGCGGTGCAGGCAGGGATCGCCCTGGCCAAGGGCAGCCTGGCCTCCGGACTGCCGGGGTGCAAGACACGCTAG
- a CDS encoding GGDEF domain-containing protein, translating into MPELNQTFTLPRWRFTRWLVKIDADVPDEIRHALIGSLFGTLSIFVGGVVNTLLVAALIAWHLQRPQFFAWLALECLICVARIGVLLSASRRARAGRSTHTDIHILLSLAWAFSVGLGTFLSITSGDWLAAALACLSSAAMVGGICFRNFGAPRMAGLMILLALGPCCLGAVVAREPLFLLTLVQLPVYVASMTSASFRLNAMVVATMQSERENAYRARHDSLTGLLNRASLLAEIGAAMRRGRAVAVRPVLLYLDLDGFKAVNDAYGHGCGDDLLEQVAVRMRAAVPAGAQVSRIGGDEFVILLAGHGDDGVRALAGRLLVEIGAPYQLHGGVQAVIGVSIGIAPVPADGQSADAVLKTADRALYTAKARGKGRFHMAGTA; encoded by the coding sequence ATGCCGGAACTTAACCAGACGTTCACGCTGCCGCGCTGGCGCTTCACCCGCTGGCTGGTGAAGATCGACGCCGATGTCCCGGACGAGATCCGGCATGCCCTGATCGGCAGCCTGTTCGGCACACTCTCCATCTTCGTCGGCGGGGTCGTCAACACGCTGCTGGTGGCGGCCCTGATCGCCTGGCATCTCCAGCGTCCGCAGTTCTTCGCCTGGCTGGCACTCGAATGCCTGATCTGCGTCGCGCGTATCGGCGTGCTGCTGTCAGCCTCGCGCCGCGCACGCGCCGGCCGCTCGACGCATACCGATATCCATATCCTGCTCAGCCTGGCGTGGGCGTTCAGCGTCGGGCTGGGGACCTTCCTCAGTATCACCAGCGGCGACTGGCTGGCGGCCGCGCTGGCCTGCTTGTCCTCCGCCGCCATGGTCGGCGGTATCTGTTTCCGTAATTTCGGCGCGCCGCGCATGGCCGGGCTGATGATCCTGCTGGCGCTCGGGCCCTGCTGCCTGGGCGCGGTGGTCGCGCGCGAGCCGCTGTTCCTGCTGACGCTGGTGCAGTTGCCCGTCTACGTGGCCAGCATGACCAGCGCGTCCTTTCGCTTGAACGCGATGGTGGTCGCCACCATGCAGTCAGAGCGTGAAAATGCCTATCGCGCCCGCCACGACTCGCTGACCGGCCTGCTCAATCGTGCCAGCCTGCTGGCGGAGATCGGCGCCGCCATGCGGCGCGGCCGCGCGGTGGCGGTGCGGCCGGTGTTGCTGTATCTGGACCTCGACGGCTTCAAGGCGGTCAACGATGCCTACGGGCATGGCTGCGGCGATGACCTGCTGGAGCAGGTGGCAGTGCGCATGCGCGCTGCCGTGCCTGCCGGCGCGCAGGTCTCGCGCATCGGCGGCGACGAGTTCGTGATCCTGCTCGCCGGCCATGGTGACGATGGGGTGCGGGCGCTGGCAGGAAGGTTGCTGGTGGAGATCGGCGCGCCCTACCAGCTGCACGGTGGCGTGCAGGCGGTCATCGGCGTCAGCATCGGTATCGCGCCGGTGCCGGCCGATGGCCAGAGCGCGGATGCCGTGCTGAAGACCGCAGATCGCGCGCTATACACCGCCAAGGCGCGCGGCAAGGGGCGTTTCCACATGGCTGGCACGGCGTAG
- a CDS encoding IPT/TIG domain-containing protein codes for MNVLPSPRRARLAHLAMAAAACVMLHGCGGGDGGSTSTQAGPGPAPVTPAPDGGGRPDVATLAVHDITPQSGVPGTSVTISGEGFTRSTSLSWGDKPLDGVFQSATQITFVLPSTHAAADTSRALTLRREDGAEASGAQPLTIEAVPEPVALSIASASVGQLVRVRGANLQLATRIAIGDQSVAVSATAADGTWLDFVVPAQAASGSVVVIDAKDRRFAVAPLEVGGTGLAVKISDVQVAQAQLHSVSGAVPSRYLRLVPGKPLLVRVRLEPGDGAQTIEPEVRLTVRNDALGTRTVAMKGPPKLGAQAVAEDDLAGSYTYELPGEWVQRGLRLDVEANEKRFPGVTARFAYEPPAGVLGVGTYIRLHLVPIQPDSGETVDLDLDTFQRNVRGLYPLSEVEFIVEPPLKQPGTRLNDSEAWLGAVGALRKASAPTGSDFYFGVLPCDGCTGLGWTPGRTAVASHRWYGRKDYATGGVMMHELGHNFGREHSFEDAAFPYHTISANRLGGPWVINLLRDRVLYDPAEQYDVMSYSYPKTVSDYTYSGAYAYLEKAAPLSQKPAARETRSADAKDAAAKSADALYIAGSIGKDGVAATLSPLLRMPIVPDTVALAPQAVVQQGDLVVEIDAAGGRFRYPVHPVGLSHGEGAAALAFELAVPPIEAIRSIRVLRDGSPLLTRDATQGAPRPLMAARPGPGATSTDWGSYLLRDGKLTLTWDARRWPWLSVWQDGEGGLKPLAVSRTGGSLEEALRGQSVRGLVIGLSDGLNGRLERITP; via the coding sequence ATGAACGTCCTCCCCTCCCCCAGGCGCGCCAGGCTGGCGCACCTCGCGATGGCCGCCGCGGCCTGTGTCATGCTGCATGGTTGTGGCGGTGGCGACGGCGGCTCCACCAGCACGCAGGCCGGCCCCGGCCCGGCTCCGGTCACGCCCGCGCCCGATGGCGGCGGCCGGCCGGATGTCGCAACGCTCGCCGTGCACGACATCACGCCGCAGTCCGGCGTGCCCGGCACCAGCGTCACCATCAGCGGCGAAGGCTTTACCCGCAGCACCAGCCTGTCCTGGGGCGACAAGCCGCTCGACGGCGTGTTCCAGTCCGCCACGCAGATAACCTTCGTGCTGCCGTCCACGCATGCGGCGGCCGACACCAGCCGAGCGCTGACGTTGCGGCGCGAGGATGGTGCCGAAGCGAGCGGGGCGCAGCCGCTCACCATCGAGGCCGTGCCCGAGCCGGTCGCGCTGAGCATCGCCTCGGCAAGTGTCGGCCAGCTGGTGCGTGTGCGCGGTGCCAACCTGCAGCTGGCCACGCGCATCGCCATCGGCGACCAGTCAGTGGCGGTCAGCGCCACCGCGGCCGACGGCACGTGGCTGGATTTCGTCGTACCGGCGCAGGCGGCGAGCGGCTCCGTCGTGGTGATCGATGCCAAGGACCGCCGCTTCGCGGTGGCGCCGCTGGAGGTAGGCGGCACGGGCCTGGCGGTGAAGATTTCGGACGTGCAGGTCGCGCAGGCCCAGCTGCACTCCGTCAGTGGCGCCGTGCCCAGCCGCTATCTGCGGCTGGTGCCGGGCAAGCCGTTGCTGGTGCGGGTGCGCCTGGAACCCGGCGACGGGGCGCAGACGATCGAGCCGGAGGTGCGCCTGACCGTACGCAACGATGCGCTCGGCACGCGCACCGTGGCCATGAAAGGCCCGCCGAAGCTGGGGGCGCAGGCCGTGGCCGAGGACGACCTGGCCGGCAGCTATACCTACGAGCTGCCGGGAGAGTGGGTGCAGCGAGGGCTGAGGCTCGACGTCGAGGCCAATGAGAAGCGCTTCCCGGGCGTCACCGCACGCTTTGCCTATGAGCCGCCTGCCGGCGTGCTAGGTGTCGGTACCTATATCCGCCTGCACCTGGTGCCGATCCAACCCGATTCCGGCGAGACGGTCGACCTGGATCTCGACACCTTCCAGCGCAATGTGCGCGGGCTCTATCCGCTGTCGGAAGTGGAGTTCATCGTCGAGCCGCCGCTGAAGCAGCCTGGCACACGGCTGAACGACAGCGAGGCGTGGCTCGGGGCTGTCGGCGCCCTGCGCAAGGCCAGCGCGCCGACGGGGAGCGACTTCTATTTCGGCGTGCTGCCCTGCGATGGCTGCACCGGCCTGGGCTGGACGCCCGGCCGTACGGCGGTGGCCTCGCACCGCTGGTACGGCAGAAAAGACTACGCCACGGGCGGTGTGATGATGCATGAGTTGGGCCACAACTTCGGCCGCGAGCACAGCTTTGAAGATGCGGCCTTTCCTTACCACACTATTAGTGCCAATCGTCTCGGCGGTCCTTGGGTGATCAACCTGCTGCGCGACCGCGTCCTCTATGACCCGGCCGAGCAGTATGACGTGATGTCCTACAGCTATCCCAAGACCGTTTCGGACTACACGTATAGCGGCGCCTATGCCTACCTCGAAAAGGCGGCGCCACTGTCCCAGAAGCCTGCGGCGCGCGAAACACGGTCGGCAGACGCCAAGGATGCAGCGGCAAAATCCGCCGACGCGCTCTACATCGCTGGCAGTATCGGCAAGGATGGCGTGGCGGCCACGCTGTCGCCGCTGCTGCGCATGCCGATCGTGCCCGATACCGTGGCGCTCGCTCCGCAGGCGGTCGTGCAGCAGGGAGACCTCGTGGTGGAAATCGACGCGGCCGGCGGCCGCTTCCGCTATCCGGTGCACCCGGTCGGCCTGAGTCACGGCGAGGGGGCGGCAGCGCTTGCCTTCGAGCTGGCCGTGCCGCCCATCGAAGCCATCCGCTCGATCCGGGTCCTGCGCGATGGCAGCCCGCTGCTGACGCGCGACGCCACGCAAGGCGCGCCACGCCCGCTGATGGCCGCGCGGCCGGGGCCGGGGGCCACGTCTACCGACTGGGGCAGCTACCTGCTGCGCGACGGCAAGCTGACGCTGACCTGGGATGCGCGGCGCTGGCCCTGGCTCAGTGTGTGGCAGGACGGTGAGGGCGGCCTCAAGCCGCTCGCGGTGAGCCGCACCGGCGGCAGCCTGGAGGAAGCGCTGCGAGGGCAATCGGTGCGCGGCCTCGTCATCGGTCTGAGCGACGGCCTCAACGGACGGCTCGAACGCATCACGCCGTAA
- a CDS encoding Flp family type IVb pilin, producing the protein MKPLRNITLKSLKQQKGQGMTEYIIIVALIAVSAIGVYSLFGQTIRNQTAGLTKEMSGQSGAGEISQAKANAGKAATNAEKTKNLGNYDLDNNVGGGK; encoded by the coding sequence ATGAAACCACTGCGCAATATCACCTTGAAGAGCCTGAAGCAGCAGAAGGGCCAGGGCATGACCGAGTACATCATCATCGTCGCGCTGATCGCCGTGTCGGCGATCGGCGTGTACTCGCTGTTCGGCCAGACGATCCGTAACCAGACTGCGGGCCTGACCAAGGAAATGTCCGGTCAGAGCGGCGCGGGCGAGATCAGCCAGGCGAAGGCAAACGCAGGCAAGGCTGCGACGAACGCCGAAAAGACGAAGAACCTGGGCAACTACGACCTCGACAACAACGTGGGCGGCGGCAAGTAA
- the cpaB gene encoding Flp pilus assembly protein CpaB has protein sequence MLKKIKIGSILGNPWALLLFAALIASGLTYLSYQYLAAREERLKESMAQQRQAGVQVVVPVRDIEAGTSLASGVFAMREIPPDLVYDDMVRAEDFAALEASQTIKPVLRGRPLRRADVEALRGRDFSDRLAPGQRAVTLEIDTINSTAKMVKPGDRVDLYWTGTPRVVNSEGASREEPRMIRLMLSNVLVLAVGQDVRPRDAGEALDEQDGRRRTDYDTVTVQIAVEDAPRVALAQRIGGLRLLLRNADEEGFTVPTGLNESNLFSAGGEAERAVEIIAGGMGRQMMRVPDEAEPARRTGPSAPSAPSTAAPAAAPQAPTHSLVDQANAIVQQLQERAAPGQNR, from the coding sequence ATGCTTAAAAAAATCAAGATCGGGTCCATCCTTGGCAATCCCTGGGCGTTGCTGCTGTTTGCCGCACTGATCGCCTCAGGTCTGACCTACCTGTCCTACCAGTACCTCGCCGCCCGCGAGGAGCGACTGAAGGAGTCGATGGCGCAGCAGCGCCAGGCCGGCGTCCAGGTCGTGGTGCCGGTGCGCGATATCGAAGCCGGCACCTCGCTGGCGTCGGGCGTGTTCGCCATGCGCGAGATTCCCCCTGACCTGGTCTATGACGACATGGTGCGCGCGGAGGATTTCGCCGCGCTCGAGGCCTCGCAGACGATCAAGCCCGTGCTCCGCGGCAGGCCTCTGCGCCGCGCCGATGTGGAGGCCCTGCGCGGGCGCGACTTCTCCGATCGGCTGGCCCCCGGGCAGCGCGCGGTGACGCTGGAGATCGACACTATCAACTCCACGGCCAAGATGGTCAAGCCCGGCGACCGGGTCGATCTCTACTGGACCGGCACGCCACGTGTCGTGAACAGCGAGGGTGCGAGCCGGGAAGAGCCGCGCATGATCCGCCTGATGCTGTCGAACGTGCTGGTACTGGCGGTCGGCCAGGATGTGCGCCCGCGCGATGCCGGCGAGGCGCTCGACGAGCAGGACGGCCGGCGCCGGACGGACTACGACACGGTTACCGTGCAGATCGCCGTCGAGGACGCGCCCCGCGTGGCGCTGGCGCAGCGTATCGGCGGACTGCGCCTGCTGTTACGCAATGCGGATGAAGAAGGCTTCACCGTTCCCACCGGCCTCAACGAGAGCAACCTGTTCTCGGCGGGTGGGGAAGCCGAGCGCGCGGTGGAGATCATCGCCGGCGGCATGGGACGCCAGATGATGCGCGTGCCGGACGAAGCCGAGCCGGCGCGCCGCACCGGCCCCTCCGCACCCTCCGCGCCATCCACGGCCGCGCCCGCCGCCGCGCCCCAGGCGCCCACCCACAGCCTTGTCGACCAGGCGAACGCCATCGTGCAGCAATTGCAAGAGCGCGCGGCGCCGGGTCAGAACCGATAA